The genomic window CGGCCGGGTGAGAAGCCTCAAGGACCAGGCGCTGGACCAGTATCTCGCCACCGAACAGGCCCGGCGCAGCGTCCAGATCACCCTGGTCTCCCAGGTGGCCACCGCCTACCTGACCCTCGGCTCGGACCTCGAGAGGCTGCAGCTCGCCAAGGATACCCTGGCGAACCAGCAGGAATCCTACCGGCTCTCCAAGAGCCGTTTCGAGGCGGGTGTCGCCTCGGCCCTTGACCTGCAGCAGGCCCAGACGAGCGTCGATTCGGCCCGCGTCGACATCGCCCGTTACACGACCCAGGTTGCGCAGGACCTGAACGCGCTCACCCTGGTGGTAGGCTCCGACGTGCCGCAGGATCTTTTGCCGAAGTCGCTCACCGAGAACTTAACCGCCGTCAAGGACGCGGCGCCGGGACTTCCCTCCGACGTGCTCCTTTCCCGTCCCGACATCCTGCAGGCGGAGTACAACCTGAAAGGGGCGAACGCCAACATCGGAGCGGCGCGCGCCGCCTTCTTCCCGCGCATCACCCTCACTACGAGCGTGGGCTTCGGCAGCGACCAGTTAACCGGCCTCTTCAAGGGAGGGAACCTCGCCTGGAACTTCGCTCCGCGCATCTCGGTGCCGATCTTCGAGGGTGGGCGCAACAAGGCCAACCTAGATGTGGCAACGGTCGACCGCGACATAGCGGTCGCCCAGTACGAGAAGGCCATCCAGTCCGCCTTCCGCGAGGTGGCCGACTCCCTCGCCCAGCGCGGCACCATAGACGAGCAGGTGGCGGCCCAGCAGTCCCTGACCGGCGCCACCTCCGAGACCTACCGTCTGTCCCAGGCCCGCTACCAGACCGGGGTGGACAGCTATCTGAACGTGCTGGACGCGCAGCGCTCACTCTACGCGGCACAGCAGGGGCTCATCACCACCCGCTTGGCAAGGCTCAATAACATGGTCACCATCTACAAGGTACTTGGTGGAGGGAGCAAGTAAGGCAGCATCGTTTCCCCGGGTCTTCACGGCCCGGGGAAACGGTAACGCGCGGGGGGGCGAACGGTGTCGAATCCCCCGTGGCGGAAAGGAGCACAGTTGTCCAGATTACGCATCACCATTTACTGCATCATCGCCGTCGCGGCCCTGTTCGTTGGTTACTTGATTCTGGCACCGGAGCCTCATCCCGACTGGCCGATCAATCTGGTGCATTTTCTTTTCAAACACTAGATTGGGTTTATAGTTTTAACTAAGCGCCCTCTTGCGGCTATGAGAGATTTTCCCGCTCCATGGTGCTTGCTGTAGCTTGTGAAGAATTCCTTGTGACAGAGGGGCACATTCATGGCACAGAAAGAAGAGGGCGATCCACGGGAGCCTGAACCTACGCTCCGGGCGCTGCAACCGCTCGTCCGGAGCCTCCCCCGCGCGGTGCATGCTTTCATGCACCCTCGCCGTCTCTTCTTCACCCTGGCCGCTATCGTCACGGCTGCCGCCCTTGTCGGCTGTTCCCTCAAACCCGCCTATCAGCGCCCCGCGCTTCCCGTCCCGCAGCAGTACCCCGGCGTCTCGGATCGTGTTGCGGCCGCCGGCGCTCCTGCTTCATGGAGCGTCTTCTTCACCGATCCCGAGCTGAAACACCTTCTTTTCCTCGCCCACGGCAACAACCGGGACCTCCGCGTAGCGCGCGCCAAGGTCGAGGAGGCGCGCGCCCTCTACGGCATCCGCCGCGCGGACCTGTTACCCGCGATCAGCGCGGGCGCCGGGCTCGAGCGTTCGCGCACCCCCGCCGATCTCTCGGTAACGGGGGGGGCGATGATCACCGACGTCTTCAGTGCCGGTCTCTTCCTCGCCGCCTGGGAGCTCGACTTCTGGGGACGCCTCAGGGACCTCAAGGAGGGCGCCCTCGAGACTTACCTCGCAACGGAAGAGGCCCGTCGCGCCGTGCAGGTGAGCCTTACCGCCCAGGTTGCCCAGAGCTACCTGCAGGAGCGCGAGCTGGCGGAAAGGGTCTCCCTCGCCGAGGCCACCATCGCGAGCCGTGAGGAATCGTGGCGCATCGCTCGGCGCCGCTATGAGGTCGGCTCCGCCTCGAAGCTCGACGCGGTGCAGGCCGAGACCCTCCTGAACCAGGCGCGGGCGGAACTGAGCGCACTGAAGCGCCTGCGCGCCCTCAACCTGAACGCGCTGGGGCTGCTGGTCGGAGGGGAGGTACACCTCGATCCGCTTCCCCTTTCCACCGTGGAGGAGGGGTTCCTCGCCGAAATCCCCTCCGGACTCCCCTCCGAGCTCCTCCTTTACCGCCCCGACGTCATCGCCGCCGAGCACGAGCTCAAATCGGCCAACGCGGCCATAGGCGCGGCGCGCGCCGCCTTCTTCCCTGCCATCGCTCTTACCGGCAACTTCGGCACCGCGAGCAGCGCGTTAAGCGGACTCTTCACCTCGGGAAGCGGCGCCTGGAGCTTTGCCCCCGCCATCTCGGTCCCTATTTTTCAGGGTGGGCGCAACGTGGCTAACCTGGAGTTCGCCCGGGCGCGCGAGAAGGAAGCGGTCGCCCAATACGAGCGCGTGGTGCAGCGCGCTTTCCGGGAGGTGGCCGACGCGCTGGCGCAGCGGCGCTGGCTGGCCGAGCAGGTACAGGCGCAGCGGACGACCCTTGCGGCCCAGACGGAGCGGACGAGGCTTGCGCGCCTTCGCTATGACACCGGCGCCGCACCCTACCTGGAGGTGCTCGACGCGGAAAGAGACCGCTTTGCGGCCCAGCAGGCCCTGGTGCAGACGCGGCGCGCCATCCTTGCCGCAGGGGTGGATCTCTACGCCGCCCTGGGGGGAGGTGGTGGGGAAGGTGCCGGGGGAGAATCCGTTGCGGCGAGTGCTACGGGTGGGAAGGAGGCCATGCCATGAGGGGGGGGGGTAAGTGGAGGATCTTCGTCGCGTCGGGCGTTCTACTTGTGCTGCTTGCCCTGGTTCTGTGGCAGCGCTTCGGCCGCAGCAACGGGGATGAGGGGATCGTGAGCGGCAACGGGCGCATCGAGGCGGTGGAGATCGACGTCGGACCAAAGAGCCCCGGCCGGGTGCGGGAGATCACGGTACGCGAGGGGGATTTCGTCCGCTCAGGCCAGACCCTCGCCCTCATGGATACCGAGGTGCTTGAAGCCCAGCACCGGGAGGCCGGTGCGCAGTTGGTGAAGGCGCAAAACGCGGTGCTCACCGCGAAAAGCGAGATGATGCAGCGCGCAAGCGAGAAGGCGGCGGCACAGGCGATGGTGGCGCAACGGGAGGCGGAGCTCGCCCTCGCCGGGAAAAGGGTCTCCCGCTCCTCGACTCTCGCCGCCGAGGGGGCCACCTCAAAGCAGGAGGCGGATGACGACTTGGCCCGTCTGGAGAGCGCTAAGGCATCGACCGCCGCGGCGCGCGCCCAGGTGGCGGCGGCCGAGGCCGCAGTGGCAACGGCGCGGCAGAAAATGCTGGGCGAAAGTTCCAACGTGGCGGCGGCCCTTGCGACGTTACAGCGCATCGAGGCGGACCTGAAGGACGCGGCACTCAAGTCGCCGCGTGACGGTAGGGTGCAGTACCGGGTGGCCCAGCCGGGTGAAGTGGTGGCCGCGGGAGGGCGCGTGCTCAGCCTCGTGGACTTAAGCGACGTCTACATGACCTTCTTTCTCCCGACCGCTGCGGCCGGGAGGGTGGCGCTCGGTACCGAGGTGCGCCTCGTGCTCGACGCGGCACCGCAGTACGTGATCCCGGCCCGGGTCTCCTTCATTGCCGATGTGGCCCAGTTCACCCCAAAGACGGTGGAGACCGCAAGCGAGCGGGAGAAGCTCATGTTCAGGGTGAGAGCCCAGCTTCCGGTCGACCTGCTCAAAAGGCACATCACCCAGGTCAAGACCGGCCTCCCGGGAGTCGCCTACGTAAGGCTCGACGAAAAGCGCCCCTGGCCTGAGCGCCTCGGCAAGGTGGTCAGATGAACCGGCCGGCGCCTCCAAAAGAACCGGTCGGGGCGGACGCCGTCATCGTCGAGGACGTCACCTTGCGCTACGGACATACCCTTGCGCTCGACTCGGTAACCCTCGCCATCCCGGCCGGGCGCATGGTGGGGACCATCGGCCCGGACGGGGTCGGCAAATCGACCCTCTTCTCGCTCATCGCCGGCTCCCGCAAGCTGCAGACGGGGAGGGTGGAGGTGCTCGGGGGGAGCATGGCGGATGCCGCGCACCGAAGGCGGGTCTGTCCGCGCATCGCGTACATGCCGCAGGGGCTCGGCCGCAACCTCTACCCGACCCTTTCCGTCTTCGAGAACGTCGACTTCTTTGCGAGGCTCTTCGGCCACGGCCGCACCGAGCGCGAGCGCCGCATCGGCGAGCTTTTGAGCGCCACCGGGCTGGAACCCTTCGCGGGACGTCCCGCCGGGAAGCTCTCCGGGGGGATGAAGCAGAAACTGGGGCTTTGCTGCGCGCTGATTCACGACCCCGACCTGCTCATCCTGGACGAGCCGACCACCGGGGTCGATCCGTTATCGCGGCGCCAGTTCTGGGAACTGATCGAAAGGATCCGCGAGCGCCGGCGCGGCATGAGCGTCCTGGTCGCCACCGCCTACATGGAGGAGGCGGCCCGCTTCGACTGGCTGGTGGCGTTGAACGCAGGTCGCGTCCTCGCCACCGGGACGCCGGCGGAACTGCTCGCCGGGACCGGGAGCCGATCGCTCGAGGAGGCCTTCATCGCGCTTCTCCCCCCTTCGCAGCGCACGGGTTACCGTCCGGTGCAGATCCCCAAAAGGGAAGGGGAGTCCGCCGCGGAAATCGCCATCGAGGCCTCGGGGCTCACCATGCGTTTCGGGGACTTCACCGCGGTGGACCGGGTCAGCTTCAAGATCGGCAAGGGGGAGATCTTCGGCTTCCTCGGCTCCAACGGCTGCGGCAAGACCACCACGATGAAGATGCTCACCGGGCTGCTTCCCGCGACCGAAGGGGAGGCGAGCCTCTTCGGCCGTCCCGTCGATCCCGGAGATCTCGACGTCAGGCGCCGCGTCGGGTACATGACCCAGTCCTTCTCGCTCTACACTGAACTCTCCGTGCGCCAGAACCTCTTGCTCCATGCGCGGCTTTTCCGCCTGCCCGAAAAGGCGATCCCTCTACGTGTCGCCGAGATGGCGCGGCGCTTCGGGCTGGATGAGGTGATGGAAGCCCTTCCCGAGTCGCTTCCGCTCGGGGTGCGCCAGCGCCTCTCCCTGGCGGTCGCCATGATCCACGGCCCCGAACTCCTGATCCTGGACGAGCCCACCTCCGGCGTGGACCCCGTGGCACGGGATGCCTTCTGGCAGATCATGGTCGATCTGGCCCGTCGGGAACAGGTCACCATCTTCATTTCGACGCACTTCATGAACGAAGCGGAGCGCTGCGACAGGATCTCCCTGATGCACGCCGGGCGGGTTCTCGTGAGCGACGCCCCGGCGCACCTGGTGGAAAAAAAGGGAGCCGCCAACCTGGAGGATGCCTTCATCGCCTACCTGGAAGAGGCTTCCGTTGAGCCAGCGGCAGTGGACGGCGCCTTCGCACCCGGTGCTGCGAGCGGCCCGGGTGCCGGGGTGGAAGGGGACAGCGGCGCCGTCCCCGCCAGGAACTTCAGCCTGCGCCGCCTGCTAAGCTACGCGCACCGCGAGTCCCTTGAGCTCTTCCGCGACCCGGTCCGCCTCTGCCTTGCGCTTCTTGGCAGCGTAATCCTCATGTTCGTCATGGGGTACGGCATCACCATGGACGTGGAAGACTTGACCTTCGCGGTCCTAGACCGGGACCAGAGTGTCTTAAGCCGCGACTACGCGCTGAACCTGTCTGGTTCGCGCTACTTCAGCGAGCGCCCCCCGCTGCACGATTACCAGGAACTCGACCGCCGCATGCGCGCAAGCGACATCTCCCTCGCCGTCGAGATTCCCCCCGGGTTCGCCCGCGACCTGCAGCACGGCAGGCCGGTCAGCGTCGGCGCCTGGATCGACGGCGCCATGCCCTCCCGCGCCGAAACGGTGCGCGGCTACGTCCAGGGGATGCACGCCCACTGGCTCGCCTCACAGGCGCGGCAACGTCTCACCTCGCCACCCGCGGCCTCCCTGGTCCGCATAGAGACCCGTTACCGTTATAACCCGGACGTGAAGAGCCTTCCGGCCATGGTCCCCGCCGTCATCCCGCTTCTTTTGATGATGATCCCGGCCATCGTCACCGCCCTTTCCGTGGTGCGCGAAAAGGAGCTCGGCTCCATCGTGAACCTCTACGTGACGCCGGTGACCAGGCTCGAATTCCTGCTCGGCAAACAGATACCGTACCTGCTCCTCTCCATGGCGAGCTTTCTGCTCCTTACCCTCCAGGCGGTCTTCATCTTCCGCGTTCCCATGAAAGGTAGCTTCGCCGCCTTCTGCCTCGGGGGGCTCCTTTACGTCGGCACCGCCACCGGGCTAGGACTGGTCATCTCCACTTTCATGAAAAGCCAGATCGCAGCACTCTTCGGCACCGCGCTGCTCACCATCCTCCCTGCCGTCGAGTTCTGCGGCATGCTCGAGCCGGTCCGCTCCCTGGAGGGGGTGGGGGCGCTGATCGGCAGGATCTATCCCACCACGTACTTCCTCCTGATCTCGCGCGGCACCTTCGGCAAGGGACTCGGTTTCGACGAGCTGAAGCTGTTCTTCATCCCCCTGGCGCTCGCCGTTCCGCTCCTTATCCTGTTGGGGACGGCCCTGCTTAAAAAACAGGAGTCATAACCATGCGTGTGGCGAACGTCTTCAACCTCGGCGTGAAGGAACTCTTCAGCCTGCTGCGCGATCCGGTCATGCTGGTGCTCATCGGCTACGCCTTCTCGCTCGCCATCTACGCCGCCGCCACCGCGATGCCGGAAACGCTCCACAAGGCACCCATCGCCGTGGTAGACGAGGACCGCTCCCAACTCTCCACCCGCATCATCGACGCCTTTTACCCGCCGCAGTTCTCCGCGCCATCCCTGATAACCCGTGAGGAGATGGACGAGCGGATGGACGCGGGGCTCGACACCTTCGCCCTCGCCATTCCCCCCGATTTCCAGCGCGATCTTCTCGCCGGACGCCAGGCCGAGATCCAGCTGAACATCGATGCCACCAGGATGAGCCAGGCCTTTACCGGCAACAGCCACATCCAGACCATCGTCTCCAACGAGATCGCCACCTTCCTGAAGCGCTACCGCCCCGACTCCGGGCAGCAGGTGGATCTCGCGCTCAGAGCGCGCTTCAACCCGGAGCTGAACAAGTCCTGGTTCGGCGCGGTCATGAAGATCATCGACAACATAACCCTTTTATCGATCATCCTGACCGGCGCCGCGCTGATCCGCGAGCGCGAGCACGGCACCGTCGAGCACCTCCTGGTCATGCCGGTTACCCCCTTCGAGATCATGACGGCGAAGGTCTGGGCCATGGCCCTCGTGGTCCTTGCTGCCACCACCGCGTCCCTCTACCTCGTCGTGGAGGGGGCGCTCGGTGTGCCGATAGAGGGATCGGTGCCACTCTTTCTCGCGGGGACGGCGCTGCACCTCTTCGCCACCACCTCACTCGGCATTTTCCTCGGGACCGTCGCGCGCAGCATGCCGCAGTTCGGCCTGCTGACCATGCTGGTGCTGCTGCCGCTGCAGATCCTTTCGGGAGGCACCACGCCGCGCGAGAGCATGCCTGCACCGGTGCGCGGCGTCATGCTCGCCGCCCCGAACACCCACTTCGTCATGCTCGCCCAGGCGATCCTCTACCGTGGCGCCGGTTTCGACGTGGTGTGGCCCCAGTTCGCCGCTCTCTTTCTCATCGGGTGCGTGCTCTTTGCCATATCGCTGTCCCGTTTCCGCAAAACGATCGGAACCATGGCGTGATCGCCGTGTGTCCGCGTGAAAAGATGGTATAACTATGCCTTGTTGCCGATTTCCGGCTCAAAGGAGGAACCCATGGATTTTCGCCGGCCGCCTGCGCCCATTCTGGCGCTCCTCGCAGTTGCCGCAATGTTTTTCTTGCTCTCACCTGCACGGCTTCTCGCCGCACCGCTTCAGTCCCTGACCATCTCCTCAGGTACCACCACCAGTTCCTACTACGCTGCCGCTAGCGCCGTCGCAAAGGTGTTCAACCGGAAAGCGAGGGTTTACGGCTTCAGACTTGCCAACAACGCTTCGGCCGGTTCCGTCGCCAACATCGATGCCGTCGCCGAGGGGAAGGCCGACTTCGGCATTGCGGAGACCGAACTCTTGAAGCGTGCAGCAGCCGGGGTGCGCCCATGGGAAGGTAGATCAAGAGGGAACCTGCGTGCCGTGCTGGGACTCTATCCTGCCACAGTCACCATAGTCGCCGCGGTTGACAGCGGTATAAGAAGCGTTGCCGACCTGAAGGGGAAACGGCTCGGCATAGGCGCACCAGGCTCAATCGACAACACCTTCGCCAGGGCGTTTCTGCAGATGTCTGGGCTCAACCCGGGTGAGGTGATCATCACCGAGAAGTCCACGGCGCTCGCCCCTGAGCGCTTGCAAAAAGGGGAGATCGATGCCTATCTCTGCATCGTCGGCCATCCCAACCTGACCGTGCTCGAGGCAAGCGCGGGAACAAGGAAGGTCCGCCTGATCCCCTTGAGCGACGAACTGATCGGGCAGGTTACGGGGAGCAATCCCCTCATTGCACCGGTGGTCATCCCGACGCGGTACTACCCGGCGGTGGAGTTGGGCGGAGAAGTGCGCAGCATCGGTATCCGCACCGTCTTCTTCACGCGCGGCGATCTGCCGGATGAAAAGGTGTACGCCGTGGTACACGAGATCATGGGGAATTTCGAACAGTTCCGGCGCCAGCACCCGATCCTGCAGCAGCTCACCCCCGAGCAGGCCGCCAGGGTGGCGGTGATCCCACTGCATCCCGGCGCCGCGCGTTACTTCAGAGAGTCCGGCCTCATCCCTTAAGGCCGCTAGCGGAGGTTCATCATGAAAAGTCTCCTGGTCCTGGCGTTCCTCATGATTGTGCCCGCTGCCGCTTTCGCGGCGGCTCCCGTCCCGCCGACCTATTTCTATCCCTTCGTGAACCCGTACGAGGCGACGGTGATGGAACTTCCCCGCGAGTTCGAGGTTCGGCTTCCAAGCGAGATCCCGGTGCGCGAATTCGTGGTGCACCCCTTCCCGAAAAGGCATATCCCTGAGGTGTTCTGGTACGAAAACGGCCTCACCTGCTCCCTCGCCTACCAAGACCGGGAAGCCCCCCTTGTCTTCCTGATCGCGGGATCGGGCTCGCGCTTCGACGTGCCGCGCATGCTCAAGATGCAGAAAGTCCTCTACAAGGCTGGGTTCCACGTCATCTCGATTACGTCCCCAACCCACATGGATTTCGTGGTCAACGCGGCCAGCGGGCTTCCGGGCATCGCGAGTGACGATGCGAAGGACCTTTATCGGGTCATGGAGCTCGCCTGGCAGAAGGTGCATGGGGATGTGCGGGTGTCTTCCTTCATGCTCGCCGGTTACAGTCTTGGCGGCTTCGATGCCGCCTTCATCGCCAGAATTGACGAGCGGGAGCACCGCTTCAATTTCAAGCGCGTGCTGCTCATCAACCCGCCGGTCTGCCTTTACGACTCGGTGACCGCCCTGGACCAGCTCCTGGTCGACAACGTGCCCGGTGGCATGGACAACTTCGATGCCTGGTTCCGGGGGGTATTCAGCCAGACCATGCAGTTGGCCGAATCCTGGGGACCGGGAGGGCTTAGCGGTGAATCCATGTACCGTACCTACAAGCGGATGCAGCCAAGCGAGAGCAACCTTGCCGCGTTGATCGGCCTCACCGCACGCATGAACGCGGCGGACATGATCTTCGCCGCTGACGTCATGAACGGCGGCGGCTACATCGTCCCCAAAAACGTGCGCCTTACCTCGACTACCTCGCTCACCCGTTACGCCATCGTCGCCTACAAGACCAGTTTT from Geomonas ferrireducens includes these protein-coding regions:
- the adeC gene encoding AdeC/AdeK/OprM family multidrug efflux complex outer membrane factor: MTRMTVKPLAATLFLFLAGCASMAPKYSQPSAPVPAAWPAGPSYQATQPAAQQKPLAEIPWQEFFVEPQLQKLIALSLDNNRDLRVAVLNMDRFRALYQIQRADLFPSVTGDGGLAVKRTADDLSQGGRGGVSHSYDVGVGISAYELDLFGRVRSLKDQALDQYLATEQARRSVQITLVSQVATAYLTLGSDLERLQLAKDTLANQQESYRLSKSRFEAGVASALDLQQAQTSVDSARVDIARYTTQVAQDLNALTLVVGSDVPQDLLPKSLTENLTAVKDAAPGLPSDVLLSRPDILQAEYNLKGANANIGAARAAFFPRITLTTSVGFGSDQLTGLFKGGNLAWNFAPRISVPIFEGGRNKANLDVATVDRDIAVAQYEKAIQSAFREVADSLAQRGTIDEQVAAQQSLTGATSETYRLSQARYQTGVDSYLNVLDAQRSLYAAQQGLITTRLARLNNMVTIYKVLGGGSK
- a CDS encoding efflux transporter outer membrane subunit; its protein translation is MAQKEEGDPREPEPTLRALQPLVRSLPRAVHAFMHPRRLFFTLAAIVTAAALVGCSLKPAYQRPALPVPQQYPGVSDRVAAAGAPASWSVFFTDPELKHLLFLAHGNNRDLRVARAKVEEARALYGIRRADLLPAISAGAGLERSRTPADLSVTGGAMITDVFSAGLFLAAWELDFWGRLRDLKEGALETYLATEEARRAVQVSLTAQVAQSYLQERELAERVSLAEATIASREESWRIARRRYEVGSASKLDAVQAETLLNQARAELSALKRLRALNLNALGLLVGGEVHLDPLPLSTVEEGFLAEIPSGLPSELLLYRPDVIAAEHELKSANAAIGAARAAFFPAIALTGNFGTASSALSGLFTSGSGAWSFAPAISVPIFQGGRNVANLEFARAREKEAVAQYERVVQRAFREVADALAQRRWLAEQVQAQRTTLAAQTERTRLARLRYDTGAAPYLEVLDAERDRFAAQQALVQTRRAILAAGVDLYAALGGGGGEGAGGESVAASATGGKEAMP
- a CDS encoding HlyD family secretion protein; protein product: MRGGGKWRIFVASGVLLVLLALVLWQRFGRSNGDEGIVSGNGRIEAVEIDVGPKSPGRVREITVREGDFVRSGQTLALMDTEVLEAQHREAGAQLVKAQNAVLTAKSEMMQRASEKAAAQAMVAQREAELALAGKRVSRSSTLAAEGATSKQEADDDLARLESAKASTAAARAQVAAAEAAVATARQKMLGESSNVAAALATLQRIEADLKDAALKSPRDGRVQYRVAQPGEVVAAGGRVLSLVDLSDVYMTFFLPTAAAGRVALGTEVRLVLDAAPQYVIPARVSFIADVAQFTPKTVETASEREKLMFRVRAQLPVDLLKRHITQVKTGLPGVAYVRLDEKRPWPERLGKVVR
- the rbbA gene encoding ribosome-associated ATPase/putative transporter RbbA — encoded protein: MNRPAPPKEPVGADAVIVEDVTLRYGHTLALDSVTLAIPAGRMVGTIGPDGVGKSTLFSLIAGSRKLQTGRVEVLGGSMADAAHRRRVCPRIAYMPQGLGRNLYPTLSVFENVDFFARLFGHGRTERERRIGELLSATGLEPFAGRPAGKLSGGMKQKLGLCCALIHDPDLLILDEPTTGVDPLSRRQFWELIERIRERRRGMSVLVATAYMEEAARFDWLVALNAGRVLATGTPAELLAGTGSRSLEEAFIALLPPSQRTGYRPVQIPKREGESAAEIAIEASGLTMRFGDFTAVDRVSFKIGKGEIFGFLGSNGCGKTTTMKMLTGLLPATEGEASLFGRPVDPGDLDVRRRVGYMTQSFSLYTELSVRQNLLLHARLFRLPEKAIPLRVAEMARRFGLDEVMEALPESLPLGVRQRLSLAVAMIHGPELLILDEPTSGVDPVARDAFWQIMVDLARREQVTIFISTHFMNEAERCDRISLMHAGRVLVSDAPAHLVEKKGAANLEDAFIAYLEEASVEPAAVDGAFAPGAASGPGAGVEGDSGAVPARNFSLRRLLSYAHRESLELFRDPVRLCLALLGSVILMFVMGYGITMDVEDLTFAVLDRDQSVLSRDYALNLSGSRYFSERPPLHDYQELDRRMRASDISLAVEIPPGFARDLQHGRPVSVGAWIDGAMPSRAETVRGYVQGMHAHWLASQARQRLTSPPAASLVRIETRYRYNPDVKSLPAMVPAVIPLLLMMIPAIVTALSVVREKELGSIVNLYVTPVTRLEFLLGKQIPYLLLSMASFLLLTLQAVFIFRVPMKGSFAAFCLGGLLYVGTATGLGLVISTFMKSQIAALFGTALLTILPAVEFCGMLEPVRSLEGVGALIGRIYPTTYFLLISRGTFGKGLGFDELKLFFIPLALAVPLLILLGTALLKKQES
- a CDS encoding ABC transporter permease, producing the protein MRVANVFNLGVKELFSLLRDPVMLVLIGYAFSLAIYAAATAMPETLHKAPIAVVDEDRSQLSTRIIDAFYPPQFSAPSLITREEMDERMDAGLDTFALAIPPDFQRDLLAGRQAEIQLNIDATRMSQAFTGNSHIQTIVSNEIATFLKRYRPDSGQQVDLALRARFNPELNKSWFGAVMKIIDNITLLSIILTGAALIREREHGTVEHLLVMPVTPFEIMTAKVWAMALVVLAATTASLYLVVEGALGVPIEGSVPLFLAGTALHLFATTSLGIFLGTVARSMPQFGLLTMLVLLPLQILSGGTTPRESMPAPVRGVMLAAPNTHFVMLAQAILYRGAGFDVVWPQFAALFLIGCVLFAISLSRFRKTIGTMA
- a CDS encoding TAXI family TRAP transporter solute-binding subunit, with the protein product MDFRRPPAPILALLAVAAMFFLLSPARLLAAPLQSLTISSGTTTSSYYAAASAVAKVFNRKARVYGFRLANNASAGSVANIDAVAEGKADFGIAETELLKRAAAGVRPWEGRSRGNLRAVLGLYPATVTIVAAVDSGIRSVADLKGKRLGIGAPGSIDNTFARAFLQMSGLNPGEVIITEKSTALAPERLQKGEIDAYLCIVGHPNLTVLEASAGTRKVRLIPLSDELIGQVTGSNPLIAPVVIPTRYYPAVELGGEVRSIGIRTVFFTRGDLPDEKVYAVVHEIMGNFEQFRRQHPILQQLTPEQAARVAVIPLHPGAARYFRESGLIP
- a CDS encoding alpha/beta hydrolase; this encodes MKSLLVLAFLMIVPAAAFAAAPVPPTYFYPFVNPYEATVMELPREFEVRLPSEIPVREFVVHPFPKRHIPEVFWYENGLTCSLAYQDREAPLVFLIAGSGSRFDVPRMLKMQKVLYKAGFHVISITSPTHMDFVVNAASGLPGIASDDAKDLYRVMELAWQKVHGDVRVSSFMLAGYSLGGFDAAFIARIDEREHRFNFKRVLLINPPVCLYDSVTALDQLLVDNVPGGMDNFDAWFRGVFSQTMQLAESWGPGGLSGESMYRTYKRMQPSESNLAALIGLTARMNAADMIFAADVMNGGGYIVPKNVRLTSTTSLTRYAIVAYKTSFADYFNEWLLPHYQMKEPGLTRQALLQRENLRALEPFLKGNAKFGLVHNEDDIILVPGDIEYLERVFGDRAWIFPSGGHMGNMFQPDVVSAITGFLKGKEE